The genomic region CCAGACCGAGGTGGGTCGCGCCGAGATCGTCGCCGAAACGCTGGCGAGCCTGCCCGGGGTGCTGTCCTCCGAATACGTCACCGGCCCCTATGACGTCATCGTGCGCATAGGCGCCGCCACCGCGGCCGAGTTGACGTCGACCATCGCGCCGAGCGTGCAGCAGGTGACCGGAATCACCCGCACCCTGACCTGTCCGGTGGCCGGCGGAGCCCTGCCCTAGCCGCGTCTTAGAGTTGCCTGGTGACCCACAACGGACCCGACGAACACGATGGACCGCCAAGGGCTCTGATGATCGCCGCACTGGCCGTCGCCGCGCTCGCGGTGGTCGCCCTGCTCGTCGTCGCGGCGGTCCGGGAGGTACCCGAGCAGCCCCGCCCCGTGGCCCTCGCAGGGGTGCCCGCGCCACAGGCCGACGACGACGCGTGCCGGGCCCTGCACGATGCGCTGCCCGAGAGCCTCGGTGAGTACCAGCGCGCGACGCTCGTCGATCCCGCACCCGTCGGCGCCGCCGCGTGGCAGAGCGAGTCTCAACCGGAGCCGGTCGTCCTGCGCTGTGGCTTGGAGCGGCCTGTCGACTTCGTGGCGGGCACGCCGGTGCAGGCCGTGGACGATGTGGACTGGTTCCGCATCGGCGAGCAGGACCGCAGTACCTGGA from Mycolicibacterium sp. YH-1 harbors:
- a CDS encoding Lrp/AsnC ligand binding domain-containing protein — translated: MVEAFMLIQTEVGRAEIVAETLASLPGVLSSEYVTGPYDVIVRIGAATAAELTSTIAPSVQQVTGITRTLTCPVAGGALP
- a CDS encoding DUF3515 domain-containing protein, which codes for MIAALAVAALAVVALLVVAAVREVPEQPRPVALAGVPAPQADDDACRALHDALPESLGEYQRATLVDPAPVGAAAWQSESQPEPVVLRCGLERPVDFVAGTPVQAVDDVDWFRIGEQDRSTWIAVDRPVYVALTLPDGSGPTPIQLISSAIASAMPEVPIKPGPVR